In Calliopsis andreniformis isolate RMS-2024a chromosome 6, iyCalAndr_principal, whole genome shotgun sequence, the genomic window CCTACAAATCAGATCGTATTGTTTTCATAGTAGTATAAAATGGTACGGTGCAGTGTATGCGTTTGGGTACAGTAATTCCCTTATCGCCGATTAAACATGAATCGAGAAGTGATGTGAGAGACGATTAACTGAGCAAACAACAATATGGATTTAACGGGTACAAAAGTGATACAATGGTTCAACGAACTCAGATCCCGCTTTCATCTTTATTTACACGCTCAAAATCGTAAGTTTATGTGTTACAGAAATTTAGACAAATGGTTAAACTAGTTTTGAGTATATGCGCTTAGTAATTGCAATTGAATGACATGTATTTTTGAATGTATCCATTCGATGCTTGCgagaattaaatttaatatttcgtCGTCTGAAGATTACGAGATAGAATATCTGCaaattattttttctattaatGAGATTACATTTTTTACGAATATATTTGATCAAATtcataacaaaaaatatattggaataatgtattttatattgcagttGGTCCGATAAGAGCAGAAAATGGCGGATCTCAAGGTGACGATCAACGATCTTCGCACCAGCGCGACAGCAACgaggagagggtggtttttgtgAACGCTCCTCATCAGCCCGCGAAATACAAAGGCAATCGCATCACCACCGCAAAATACTCATTGCTTTCTTTCGTACCTATGTTCCTTTTTGAACAATTTCGTCGGTATAGTAACTGCTTCTTCCTGTTCATCGCTCTTATGCAGGTACTCTGAAAATTCAGATACTTTTTATTTTgttaaatgaaaaaatatttatgtaGCTATTCATTTTAATTTTAGCAAATACCAGATGTGTCACCAACAGGACGATATACGACTTTAGTTCCATTAATCTTTATTCTTAGTGTGTCTGCATTGAAAGAAATAGTTGAAGATATTGTAAGTATTTCAGTTACCTGttccatttaattaaaaaatactgtTATGGCATTACTCATTACAGAAAAGGCATAGAGCAGATGATGAAATAAATATGCGTGAAGTGGAAGTTTTAAGGGATGGACATTGGCAGTGGATCCAGTGGAGGCACCTTGCTGTTGGAGATGTGGTTAAGGTTACATATTTTCACCAAACTCATGGATGTGGTAATTATTAACAACACACTCCTGCTAGAATTGCTTTCTTTAATATGCATAGGTACGCAACAACAATTTCTTCCCTGCTGACTTGATCTTGTTGTCATCATCGGAGCCACAGGCTATGTCCTTCATAGAGACTGCGAATTTGGATGGAGAAACGAATTTGAAGATACGACAGGCCCATCCTGACACTGCCAGTCTCTTGGATACTACAGAGTTAATGAATTTTCGTGCAAATATCCAGTGTGAACCACCAAATAGGCATCTATACGAATTTAATGGAGTATTACGAGAAACTAATAAACAGTAGGTTTATTTGCTATAAGAATTTCAGGAATTTGGAATTGCATTTAAGTGATCTAACGTACGTTTTTAGAAGCGTGGCTCTGGGACCTGATCAGGTATTGCTTCGTGGCGCAATGCTAAGAAATACACGTTGGGTGTTTGGTGTAGTAATTTATACAGGCCATGATACAAAACTTATGCAGAATAATACTGCAACTGCACCTTTGAAAAGGTCCACCTTAGACCGACTGACCAATACACAAATACTCATGTTATTCTTTATACTTCTTTTGCTGTGCCTTCTATCTGCGATATTTAACATCCTGTGGACAAAAGCTAACAGTAAGGGATTATGGTATTTAGGTTTAAAAGGTGAGGCGTCAATTTACGTTTCTTCGTTTCATCCTCGTAGTATGGAATTTTAATGTaaactaattatttatttatttatttcagagGAAATGACTAAAAACTTTGCTTTTAATCTTCTAACattcattattttatttaacaatttaaTACCCATTTCTTTGCAAGTTACCTTAGAGGTTGTAAGATACGTTCAAGCTACATTTATTAACATGGATATCGAGATGTACCATGCAGAAACAGATACCCCTGCAATGGCTCGTACAAGTAATCTTAACGAAGAATTGGGTATAGTCAACTATGTTTTCACTGATAAAACTGGAACTCTTACGAAAAATGTGATGGAATTTAAACGCTGTTCAATCGGTGGTAAATTATACGAGTAAGTTTTTGAAATCATTTCATTTATTCTATCGAAATTGGTCATGTtatcttatttttaaatttatgttcTACAGTTTGCCAATTCCGCCAACCGATGATAATCAAAGTAGTAGTACTATTAATAGTGATTTAGTTAGGGATATTATTGAAGGAAAATCAGTACAAGATTCTTCTCGTCCTGTTGATAAGAAAGCTGCAAACCATGCAAAAATAGTGCATGAGTTTATGATTATGCTTTCAGTGTGTCATACCGTTATTCCTGAAAAGATAGATGAAACAATAATTTACCATGCTGCATCTCCAGGTAATTCATTTATTTGAAAAACGATTTAACTAGCATTTAATCTCACACGTGACATTTTATTATTCATTAATAGATGAACGAGCACTTGTAGATGGAGCACGTAAATTTAACTATGTGTTCGATACTAGAACACCAGCATACGTGGAAGTTATAGCTTTAGGGGAAAGACTTCGGTATGAAGTATTGAATGTCATAGAATTCACATCAGCGAGGAAACGGATGTCGGTTATTGTTAAAACACCAGAAGGAAAAATCAAACTGCTTTGTAAAGGAGCTGATTCTGTTATTTACGAAAGGCTCTGTCCTGCTCCTGTAGAAAATAGTGATCCAGAACAAAGTGCTCTGGACGATTTCCGAGAAGTAACTTTGGAACACTTAGAAACATTTGCATCTGATGGTTTAAGAACATTGTGTTTCGCTGTTGCCGATATACCTGACAGTTTCTATCAGGTATGTactatttattcctgttacattatCAATTCATCCCAGTTTTGATAACGAAAAAATAACAGAGTTACTCTTCATTAACAGTGGTGGCATGAAACTTACCACAACGCAATGGTCAGTATGGGGAATCGGGAGAAAATGGTTGAAAACGCTGCCAATCTTATTGAAACGAAGTTGAGATTGTTAGGAGCCACTGCTATTGAAGATCAATTACAAGATCAGGTACGTAGCATTTCATTATTACATATAATTGATTgtaatatataaaattattacaGGTCCCAGAAACAATACAAGCGCTTTTGCAAGCTGATATTAGTGTCTGGGTCTTAACTGGAGATAAGCAGGAGACTGCTATTAATATTGGCTACTCTTGCAGATTGATCACGCATGGAATGCCGTTATATATAATCAATGAATCATCTTTAGATGTGAGGAACAATATTTTCACTTTAGTCCTTAGAAATGCaacgtaaaaatattttacagcaATATTCGCTTTCAGAAAACAAGAGAAGTTATAATACAACGCTGTCTTGATTTTGGAATTGATTTAAAATGTCAAAACGAGGTAGCTCTTATCATTGATGGAGCTACGTTGGATTTCGCATTATCCTGTGATATTAGAATGGACTTTCTGGATTTATGTTCGTCCTGTAAAGTTGTTATTTGTTGCAGAGTCTCGCCTATGCAGAAAGCTGAGGTGATTTTCATAAATTGCATAATCTGGTACTTATTATTTATCATTGTAACACTAATTAGTAATATGATATGGTGCTTATAGGTGGTCGATTTAATTACAACTAATAAAAAAGCAGTAACTCTTGCAATTGGAGACGGAGCAAATGATGTAGCCATGATTCAGAAAGCCCATATTGGTGTTGGTAAGTTTACACTACAATGTATTTCATAGTGTATACCACTAAACTTTTTTTCTCTATAggaatttctggcgttgaaggccTTCAAGCAGCCTGTGCTTCTGATTACTCTATTGCACAGTTTCGTTTTCTGAAACGTTTGTTGTTTGTTCATGGTTCTTGGAACTACAGTAGAATGTGTAAATTAATATTGTACTcgttttacaaaaatatttgtCTATATGTCATCGAATTGTGGTTTGCTATTTATTCCGGCTGGTCCGGGCAAATCCTCTTCGAACGATGGTCTATCGGTCTTTATAATGTTGTAAGTAATGAAATAGTTTCGCATTAATGCAGTACATATacttattataatatataaacTATATATTCTGTATATATTAGGTATTTACAGCAGCGCCTCCATTAGCAATGGGTCTCTTTGACAAAGTATGTGCCGCAGAAACTCATTTAGCTCATCCAGGATTGTACGCTACAAAGAATACTGGAGAATCATCATTTAATATTAAGGTATTGTGTGTTTCGACTTGTGATTCTTGGAAttacatttaatattttttgttttatataaTGTCCCAATTTTTTAGGTATTTTGGGTATGGATTATAAATGCATTGATACATTCGTCTCTACTGTACTGGTTGTCACTATTGGCTCTAAAAGAAGATGTGGTATGGGCGAATGGGAGAGACGGTGGTTACATTGTTTTAGGGAACTTCGTATACACTGTACGTTCCACACtatacgattattatgctaCACTGAAACAGTATTTACATTTTTCGTTGTTAATAGTATGTTGTAGTGACAGTGTGTGGGAAAGCAGGACTAATAATAAACTCCTGGACATGGGTCACTCATGCAGCTATGTGGGGATCTATTTTACTTTGGTTCTTATTTATTGTTATATACAGGTAAATTATATAAcatattttatcgtatttcttttgaaaaatattcttaCGAGTTTTATAATTTCAGTAACTTTTGGCCTGTATTAAACGTGGGCGCTGTAATGTTAGGCAACGATAGGATGCTGTTTTCTTCACCTGTTTTTTGGCTGGGTTTGGTACTTATACCATTAGCTGTATTGCTTCTTGATGTTACAGTTAAAGCGTAAGTATgcatattaaataaattataattcaATGTAATACAATAATACCGTAAGTATATTTTGTCTCAGAGTGAAGAATACAATATGGAAATCTGTGACAGCGGCAGCTAGAGAAAATGAAATTAAGAAATCTGACCCTGGAGATATATTTAACAGTCACGACTATAGAAGCTCGTAAGTTTCTTACAATCCTTTCTGAACATAAATATTTAACATAGGAAAGCTTCTAATACTAACAAGTTATTAATGACAATTTTTTACTCAACTCGACAAACAACCAAATTTTTGACAACATACATTGCATGAAATGTTAGTAGTTACAAATTTCTTCCTTCACGTTTAACGTGCATGGCTTTCTGGGTGTAGTTTTGTAATAATATTAGTTTCTATCAGTCTCGTCAGAATATAATACTAAATTGCAGAAATTCGAGATTAGCTAAATATTCATGTAGATGCATGCATATAGCGGTATACGATTTCAGCCTTGGTAATAATTGTGATTTACAATTTGCTTTTGCAGTAGTTTGTTTTTCCAGACATTAAATTGTTTTCTAACAGTTAATACTACTAAAATCTCTAACAAAAAAATTCTACGATTAATTCACATTTACATTGagtagaaaaataaaaattgcaacAGGAGATCGAAGTCGTATTTGAGAAGGCGATGGTTAATTCGGTGTTGGGCCTCGATCTGGTCGTCACAAAAGAGAAAAAAGCTCAGAATCTCTCCAATTGCGTTCGCAGCACGTGACTTATGGTTCGCCCGATATTCAGAGCACATCTCCTATGCACCATTCCACGTCCCAACTTCCTAAAGGACTTCCAACCTGAACTCCGTAAGCATACCACCATTTTACCTCTTTACATATCCTTAAAGTCCTTCCCAGTGTCCTATTCTGTATGTGTTGACTATTTCTACATGTGTTGGATTACTATACGTACTACAAACTATTGTAATCGTGTTAGCTTGTAAATATCTAGCACAAAGGTTATTATACATTTGTATATAAATGGGATAAGTAAGGTTCTTTCGAGTTCTATCTACTAGAAATAGAATAATCGGCATACGCAACCTATCCATGAAGAATAACAAATAGTATTTATGTCTATTCATATCTAACTCTGTTTTAGTTGGTAATAGAAGTAGTTAACCCCAGCACGATATGCACTTATCCTTTTTCCTTATTTTATTCATAGTCAGTATGAATTGATGGTAATATTTTGTACATATAAATAACAATGTAGAAACCAAGGCTTTCTTAAAAATACCGCGCATATGTATAAAGAAActtatttgtatatttattttatttatttattcgttaCGCGTTGATTTACATTCTGTTTATGCGTAGATACATTCTATATTGATAGAATAAGGCGCagtaaaaaattgtatataatACAGATACTAAACATCTGTTGTTATTGGAGAAATAGTACTTGTTTGTTAATGCGGTTTTCTGGTATGTTTTATTCGCGGTATCCCGTGAAGGCCTGTGCATGCCATCGCCGACCTCGCGAGGTGTAAGTACCCCCTCAAGTAGTAGTACGTAATTCGCAGCGCTCCTGTAATTTTACACTTTCAGGCAAATGCACCGCTAGTTAATCAAACCGCATGATTGTTAAATATTTTGCTTGTGCGAGCACTGCGGTATGAACAACTACTGTCACCTGTTTTACCCACAAACTTTAAACACTACTTTAACATTTTTTCTCTGTTGAACTTAAGACACTGAGGACGCAGTTAGACTATGAATTTCTCAATATCTTCAGATGCTTGAGCCCACTGAATCTATTTCTCAGTGTTTTGTTGATATTATGTTATACTTTTCAGTGTGTTCAGGCAACTGTGAGTGTACTGAGACTATGAATCTCTCAATATTCTCTTAGACTACTAAAACTATAATAAG contains:
- the Atp8a gene encoding ATPase phospholipid transporting 8A1 isoform X7 — protein: MDIGSGSSGGTLLLEMWLRLHIFTKLMDVPQAMSFIETANLDGETNLKIRQAHPDTASLLDTTELMNFRANIQCEPPNRHLYEFNGVLRETNKQSVALGPDQVLLRGAMLRNTRWVFGVVIYTGHDTKLMQNNTATAPLKRSTLDRLTNTQILMLFFILLLLCLLSAIFNILWTKANSKGLWYLGLKEEMTKNFAFNLLTFIILFNNLIPISLQVTLEVVRYVQATFINMDIEMYHAETDTPAMARTSNLNEELGIVNYVFTDKTGTLTKNVMEFKRCSIGGKLYDLPIPPTDDNQSSSTINSDLVRDIIEGKSVQDSSRPVDKKAANHAKIVHEFMIMLSVCHTVIPEKIDETIIYHAASPDERALVDGARKFNYVFDTRTPAYVEVIALGERLRYEVLNVIEFTSARKRMSVIVKTPEGKIKLLCKGADSVIYERLCPAPVENSDPEQSALDDFREVTLEHLETFASDGLRTLCFAVADIPDSFYQWWHETYHNAMVSMGNREKMVENAANLIETKLRLLGATAIEDQLQDQVPETIQALLQADISVWVLTGDKQETAINIGYSCRLITHGMPLYIINESSLDKTREVIIQRCLDFGIDLKCQNEVALIIDGATLDFALSCDIRMDFLDLCSSCKVVICCRVSPMQKAEVVDLITTNKKAVTLAIGDGANDVAMIQKAHIGVGISGVEGLQAACASDYSIAQFRFLKRLLFVHGSWNYSRMCKLILYSFYKNICLYVIELWFAIYSGWSGQILFERWSIGLYNVVFTAAPPLAMGLFDKVCAAETHLAHPGLYATKNTGESSFNIKVFWVWIINALIHSSLLYWLSLLALKEDVVWANGRDGGYIVLGNFVYTYVVVTVCGKAGLIINSWTWVTHAAMWGSILLWFLFIVIYSNFWPVLNVGAVMLGNDRMLFSSPVFWLGLVLIPLAVLLLDVTVKAVKNTIWKSVTAAARENEIKKSDPGDIFNSHDYRSSLTETARLLKNVKSVFTRRSNAASRVNVEVELSHGFAFSQEEGGSVTQTDVIRAYDTNLPKPGGM